The genomic stretch TATAACAAActttaactaactaactaatatAGCCGTTGGTGGTTGAGCTAAGATAACCGGCACTCTCGAAGCTTCCATCCTCTTGACTTCACGTGTGCATGGCTGCTGATGCCTTTATATCTAAGAGCCCCCCTCAAGATGGACTATAAACGGTTGTGAAATCCATCTTGGACAACAAGGTGTGAAAGGGAGTTGATGCCAAAGGCTTGGTGAAAATATCCGCAAGCTGCAAGTTATTGTGAACATGGACAGGTTTGATGATGCCTTCAAGTAGCTTCTCTCGAATGGTATGACAATCGATTTCTATGTGTTTAGTGCGCTCATGAAAGACCGGATTCGAGCTGATATAGACTGCCGCTTGGTTGTCGCAATAGAGAGGAACGGGTTGTTTGACTGATACACCAAAGTCTTTCAATAGAGCTAGAATCCATACCACTTCACAACATGCTAAGGCCATCGATCTGTATTCTGCTTCAGCCGAAGACCTAGAAACGGTGTGTTGCTTCTTTGAGCGCCAAGAGATTAGAGAGCTTCCCAAAAAAAGGCAAAAACCTGAAACACTCCTTCTTGTATCTGGGCAGGCAGCCCAGTCAGCATCAGAGAACATGCTTAGGTCTGAAGCTGACTTTGCTGAGTAGAAAATGCCATGGCCTAGTGTGCTTTTCAAGTACTTGAGAACCTTTTCAGCTGCAAGCATGTGGCCCGAGCAAGGCTTAGATAAAAATTGGCTAAGGTTATTCACTGCAAAAGTGATGTCCGGTCTAGTTATGCAGAGGTAAACTAGGCGGCCAATGAGTCTTCTATATGCAGTAGGGTCAGTAAGTGGTTCCACTTCATCTTGTTGCAGATGTTTGGATGAATCCATGGGTATGGAAGAGGGTTTACACCCAAGAAGGCCTGCATCGGTGACAAGATCTAAGGCATATTTGTGTTGGGAAATGAAAATGCCACTGTTGTTTCTAGCAATCTCAATCCCCAGAAAATATTTTGGAGAGCCAAGATCCTTATACTTGAAATGAGCAGTGAGAAACTCTTTGAAGTGTTCTATCTGCACATCATCAGTGGAAGCAATAAGaatgtcatccacatatataACAATTCCAAAGAAAGAACCATCATTGGAATGCTTGTAGAAAAAGGAGTGGTCCGAGGCAGATTGAGAGAGACCAAAGCCAGATAGAACTTGTGAGAACTTCAATTACCATTGCCTAGAAGCCTGCTTTAGGCCATAAAGAGACTTCTTCAGCTTGCATACAAGCTGTCCAGAAGCAGCAGTCTCTGAAATGATCAAACCGGGTGGCAATGTCATATAAATTTCTTCATCAAGCTCACCATATAGAAATGCATTATTGATATCAAGATGAGCAAGCTTCCATCCACGTATAGCAGCAAGAGCGAGCACCATCTTGACAGTGGTGAGTTTTGCCACTGGTGAGAAAGTATCATGATAGTCTACACCGGCTTGTTGTGTGAATCCCTTGGCAACTAAACGGGCTTTGTATCTCTCCACTGTAGCATCAGCCTTAAACTTGATCTTGTATACCCACTTACAAGAAATTGGAATTTTACCCGGAGGCAGCACTGTGATTAACCAAGTGTCTGTCCTTATCAGAGCTTCTATTTCTTCTTGCATTGCCAACACCCACTCAGGATGTGTAGCAGCTTGTTTGAAGGACTTGGGTTCAGTGAGAGTGGATAGAAGGATGATGAATTTCTGATAAGGTTGAGAAAGCTTGGCAAGAGAAAAATAGGCAGATATGGGATATTTAGAATCAGTCACCACTGAGTTGCATATATAATCACTGAGGTGTGTAGGTGTTTTAATAGTTCTTCCCGAGGATGACTGAAGAGGAGTTGTGGATGGAGCATCAGTGACAGAGGTGGATTTTTGCTGAGGCAGAGGTTTTGAGTTATTCTGAGGCTGAAAAATTTTCTGAGGCAGAATGGATGTTGGAATATCAGAGGTGGAATTTAAGTGAGAGAGTGGGAATTCATTTTCATGAAAAACAACATTTCTGGAGATGAAAATGGTATTGTTTTCCAGATCCATGACTTTATACCCCTTGTATCCAGAAGGATAGCCAATGAATATGCACTTTATGGCTCTAGGAGAGAACTTGTTTCTGCTTTTGTCAAGAGTGGAGGCAAAACAAAGGCATCCAAAAACTTTAAGGTGAGAGTATGTTGGGGATTTGTTGAAAAGCATCTGAAATGGTGTCATTTTATTAGGTAGTACATAGGAAGGAAGCCTATTAATGAGGAAAGAGGCTGTAAGAACACATTCACCCCAGAATTCTAGGGAAAGATGTGATTGAAAGAGCAGGCTTCTTGCAACATTTAAGAGATGTTGGTGTTTTCTTTCCACTCTTGCATTTTGCTGAGGGGTTTCTACACATGAGTGTTGAGACATTGTTCCATAAGTGGATAGAAGAGAAGTGAGATTGAATTCGGGGGCATTGTCACTTCTCAACACTTTAATTCTCTTGGAAAATTGAGTGAAAACAGTGGAAAAGAACTGAGATAGGACAGTAGGTACTTCTGATTTTTGAGATAATAGGAAAGTCCAAACAAAGCGGGAACAATCATCAACAATAGTGAGGAAATATTTGAATCCATTGTGTGTAGGGGTATGAAAAGGTCCCCACACATCACAATGAATTAAGTCAAAAATGTTCTGAGATCTGTTTGAAGAATCAGGAAATGGTAGCCTCTTTTGTTTAGCTATTGGACAAATATGACATGAAGTGGTTTGAGAGTTTGAAGCAGGTAAAGAATTGGACAAGATTTTGAGTTTATTGAGTGAGGGATGACCCAAACGATTATGCCATACATCCAAACTAACAACTGAATTAACAGATACAACAGAAGTTTCAATGGATGTGTGAGTATTTGTCATACTGGAATCAATGTGAGATTGAGCTAAATCAAGGATGTAGAGATTTCCAACACGGCTACCCTTCCCAATCATGATCCCCAGTGAAGCTTCCTGGATTAGAAAATGAGTGTGAGTGAAGGTGACAGTGCATGATGAGTTGTTGGTTAACGCACTGACAGAAAGAAGATTAAAAGAGAAAGATGGAACATGAAGGACTGATGTTAGAGTGATCTTTGGAGTGAGATGGACAGTACCTATGTGAGTGATGGGGGCAGTTTGACCATTAGGAAGGTTCACAGAAGCATTGGAGACAGGTGAGGCAGAAGACAATAGGGAAGGATCAAAGCAGACATGGTGTGTAGCACCTGTGTCTAAAATCCATGTAGATAGACTGGATGATGAAGATAATGTGTAAATAGGAGATGATAAAGAAATCGTACCAGAGAAGGGAGGAGATTGAGATTGGGAGATTGACTGTGGAGTTGGAGATGAATTTGGAGCAGTGAGGTTTTGAATGTGATTCTGAGTGTGGAGTTGGCTTTGCAATAGATTCACAAGCTGCTGATATTGATCCATAGTTGGTAAATTTGTAGCATCAAGCTGAGCTCCAGACTTAGATCCTCTCCAATCAGAAGAATCAGAGTCATTTTCCACAAAATTGACAGACTTATGCTTGTAAGATGTGGATTGATTGAATCCACCAGATTTCGGTTTGTCTCGGCCATAACCTGGAGGAAAACCATGAAGAAAGAAGCATTTGTCTACATTATGGTTAGTTTTACCACAATGAGTACATAAAAATTTGTTGAAGCCTCTGTTAGTATTGGAAGCTGCATTTGCGTAGGGCTGTTCACTTGCAATAGGAGTTGGAGCTGGGGAATAAGCTGAGGAGATAAGCTTTCCATCAATGCTCCGTTGTCTCTCTTCCTGAACCACTAGAGAAAAAACCTTAGAGAGTGAAGGCAATGGAGAGATTGCTAGAACATTAGATCTGATCTGAGAATAAGATGCATTTAAACCAATGAGGAACTGGACTGTGCACTCATCTTCCTGGTGCTGATGCCATTTAGCAGCACTATGGCATGTACATCGATTGCAAGTACACCACGAAAGAGGCTGAGAATTTTTGAATTCATCCCAAATCGATCTCAAAGTGGTGAAATATGTGCTCACATCATTGTTTCCTTGACTGAGTGACATTAATTGCTGCTTCAGTTGGTAGAGACGAGCAGAATCTCCAAGAGAGAAGCGATCCTTTAGATCTGCCCAGATTTCATAGGCATTATCTAGAAACATGATACTCGAACAAATCTGAGTAGAAACCGAATTGCGTAGCCAAGCAACGACCATGCTATTGCACCGGATCCATGCGTGATACAATAGATCATCACTAGGCGGCCGAAGGATAGATCCATCCACAAACACTAGCTTGTTCTTAGCTAGTAAAGCTGTGGTGAAGGAGCGACTCCACGTTGAATAGTTAGAACCAGCCAACAACTGAGGAACGAGAACAACACCGGGATTATCACTAGGATGAAGGAAGTAAGGACTGGTAGAATCATCAGATGGAGGAATTTGAGGGCGATTTCTGGTGTTCATGATgatcggaaaaaaaaaaaaaaaaaaaacagaacagAAAGAGAGGTGAAATCAGAGAAGAATAGCGGAAGATCTTGTTTTCTCCTGATACCATGAGAAGATTATAAACGAAGCATGATTAAGTTTGAAGAGAGAAAGTCTCGATTGTTTTTATTGTATGAATCAAAAAATGAACTACAAAAGAGTGAGCTCACCTTATATACGTGGTGAACTAATTCTGTGAGCTAACACAAAATATCTACAACAAAATATCTAATGCCAGCTAGCTATAACAAActttaactaactaactaatatAGCCGTTGGTGGTTGAGCTAAGATAACCGGCACTCTCGAAGCTTCCATCCTCTTGACTTCACGTGTGCATGGCTGCTGATGCCTTTATATCTAAGATGTGTGTGACACAAATGCCATTTTGTTCTCACCGATCTTGGGCTCTCTGTACTTCATCACTCTGCAGAGGTAGTTGGCAGATCCCTCGTACCACTCGTAGTGTTTTCCAACACCATAGCCCTCGAACACCATTCGCACCACGACCTTGTCAAGTTCCGCTGCCAACTTTGTGTACGCAACTAGATTTTCACTGAACAAtatttaaatcatgaaatttggtcaaattttgtTCTGACCTATAAGGTTTGAAAACAGTCTATTGGTAAGGCTGAAATAAAAGTCGTTtcatgaaaaaaaagagaagaaaataaaactaacgACGAAAAAAACAATCAAAAGTACTTATGTTAATGCAACGACGTTGTATTGAGCATCACCAAAAGATGTTATTTCGTACGCAGACGAGACaattacgaaaaaaaaaaaaatttcacctttTGGTACTATTTTGAATTCAAAGTGACTAACTAACAAGCGACACGAAAACACGCACGTACCAGAAGGTGGGGTTTCCGTTAGGCCACATGACGTTTGAGAAATCTTGAATTCCTCGGTTGGTGTGGGCGTCGTCGATGCCCATGCTTTCGAAGAGAGGAAGGAAGGGGATCTGGCCGACGTAGCCGTAGAGGGGTTTGGAGGACTTGTTTTGGACCTTGGTTTGAGTTGGGAGAGTGAAGAGGTTTTGCAAGGATTCGAACACTTGTTTGTGTATTTCTTGGGTGAGTTTGTCGTAAATTGCTACAAAACAACCATATTTTTCTAGAGCATCAACTACTTTTTTACATGTCTCCGGCCATGATTCTGTCTCAGGGTTTGTGTTCTTGTCTGTGAATTCTATCACAGCCAGTTTGTGAACTGTCTCCGATCCCATGGTTGATTGatcttgtgtgtgtgtgagagagagagtgtgtgtttcCGATACTTATTTATAACTAGATACCATaggtaatttattttgataGGCTGATTAATTAGAAATGTAAAAAACGAAAATGACAATTTCTGAGTTGTATAAATGATAGGTCGTTATATGAGTGAAAACAATATGAAGTTTTTAAACATACATATCTTATCGCTTTTGTTTGTCTCGGTTGGTACGTTTTGTAATTTTgccatttaaaattttgaaatagtagtactattaaataataaaaaataaataaaaatatgatgcAATTCTTTAAAATACTTTTACCACCGAAAAGGAAAGGATTGATTGCTAAAAAACACACTTATAATTGTGACATCTTGCAATCACTTCACtaaaaatcaaagaaaacatATATTCCATCCGTTCCGACTTTGACTCAACacatatttttgaaaatataaaataaaatagatgcaAAAGATTAGTGGAATGTGCGATGCAtttaccaaaataaaataaaaatgaaatgaaacatATAACTCTTGGAAGTTTCAAAATGACATATGAACAAATTATGGTgtacagagggagtatttgaatAGAAACATgtagtatacattatttatcaagatGCAAATTGTGCAATTTCAAGGTGAAATAATAGATTAGGAGCTAAAAACTACAGTAGGTAACTTAGTCACTAAAGATATGCTTGGTACAATGTTCTTAGTTACTAAAGATATACTAGTACTTGGTACAATGTGGAAtagagattgagaatgaaataaTCATGTTTACCTTTATTCCATTTTTTTGCTTGAATCGTCATTCTATTTGGAATCACCATTCCCACTAGATTAGATTAGAATACTTATCACTCGCAATCAATTGTATTTGTCTTTCATTTTCTTCTAAATTGACCGTTTGACAAAATTACCTTTCTATGTATATGATTTTACAAATTTACCATCAGATTTTGGACATAAGTCAGACTTTACAAACAACTTAGTTAATGCAACAAATTCAGGTTTCAGGGTATTCAAAGGTAAATCAAGGAGAAAACTAAAATCTCATAACCACCATATCAATTTACAGACATCATTAAAAACATGTTCCAGTGTGGAATTAGGCCAACAATTAGAAGATATAAATACTCCATCTTATGACCTCTAAAGCACATTATAAAACAGCAAAAAGAATGAAACTGGCCATGCTCTTAAAGCTAGAATTGATTGCATTTACATGTAAACCTCACCTTAGTCAGACAAGTCAGACATCAATCTTGATCACTCTGTGTCGCGTTCTTCCTCGGGCCTCGAGTTCTTGTTAACACCCGAAGAAAGCTCAGCCTCGGGAGAAACAGAGGGCAGCCTCTCATACACTTTGGATCCCAAAGGTAGGAACTTTGCTCGGCCCACTCGAAGCGTTTCGCTGAGCTTCTCATAGTTCCATCTCTGCTGAACATAAACAGCAACCGCTAGAAGAACTGCGATAGCCGGTATAGCAATGTCACCAAACTTGGAAAAGAAATCCATCCGCGGATTCACAAACTCGTACTCCTCGGAGAAGTAAGGGTTTGGTATGGGTGATGTTATGTAGTCATAGACGTGGGGGAGGAGCCGGACTGAGGTTATCCCGATGTAGTAAAGTTTCCGGAGGGGCTTGACGTGGATTCTCCACATCAAGTTAGCAATGACCTgaggaaggaggaagaaatCCTGAACTAGGCCAAGATACTCCTCCAGCTCCGTCTCCCATTCACGTATCACGTGTGAATATCCCGTGGAATCGACAAACTGCGCTGTTTGAAGAGGTTTGTAGCTTGTACTCACATAGTGGACAGTGAGAGCAATGATGTATCCAAAAACATGTAACGTTAAGGTTGTGATAAGTACTTTCTTGTCACTTGGGACACGGTGAGGCTCGAGAGGGGCTCGTGTCTGTAGTCTGATACGCGATTTCCACACCTTCTGACAGAGGCGGAGGGTTAACGAAAAAGCTATGAGCACTAGAATCTTTACCGTGTAGTCGATTACGTGCAGCCATTGGCTGTTCTGTAGGTCATCGGATTGGTTTTCACTGAACTCGGATGATGCCTTTCTTAACAGAGCTTCCGCCCCTGTAACGAGCGGGAAGCTGTACCCGAGAGCTTGTACACCCAGCATCACGAGAGATACAAAAGGAATGGATTCCGAGTTATCTCTGATGTAAAACAACTGGCTCAGAATGCAAGCGATTGCAATGGAGAGTGTCAAAACGCGGAGGATTCCCTCCACGCCTCTACGTGATATGATGTCCTCGCGTTGCCTTCTGTACATAATGGGAACTGTTTGGAGTTTCACCGGGATAAAGTAGAGTGGATCGTCTTCAGTCCGGTGGCTAGTGATGGAAATCCTGGCAGTTGGATTGACTAGCCACCGGGCTGTAGTCGGGGGATACGAAATCATCACATCAACCAAACAATCCAGCCCGGCCTCAAGGTCCATGCTTTCATATAAGGTGTTCCACGAGGCTCGAACATCCCTGCAACCAACCAGATACATCTTTCCAACGTGTGGATCATATATCCCCTCCACGAATAGTGAAGAGAAGTTGGAATACTTGTTTCCAACGAGAGTAAGCTGGCCGGAAACGTTGAGGAGGAGCTGGCTTTCAGTGTATTCACCTTTATCAGAGTAAGGGATTTCTTTCTGTAAAGTTGAATCATATTTTCCCGGCCAATAGCGTCCGAACAAAGGGCCGAGCGACAGAATCTCCATCTCCAAGTCGGCTTTCGCCAAAAAAGTTTTAGGAAACGGATCGGGTACAGCAGCTATGTGAAGAGTAAGATCTTCAGCTAAAAGAGAGAGACTGTAATGAAAGTTTCCCATGTCTTCCATTTTCGGAAACTTCAAGAGTGACTTCTTGATCACAGTCCCAAAGTTAAAAGGCTCGTCTCTTTCGAGTATAGCACCAGCAGAGTCAATTTTCGAGTACTTGTAATATGGATGAGTGGAAGTGAACTGATCCCATAACTCAGCAGGACGGACTAGCTTCTCGAATGCCAACGGGAAATATGGCGAATGAGAGATATCAATAATCGACATAGTACCAATAAGTATGCTACGCTGTTTTAtggagaaagaaagaggaacGTACAAGCAAATGCGCGTATCACAGCCACTTCCGCCCAAGCAACCAACCATACAGAGCTGTCCGGACGAAGACTTCCATATCCCTTCAGCAGAAAGAGTCATGTTACCAAGCCCTGTCCTCTGTGCTGCAGTGAAACGATTCTCGGAGGGAGGAACAGCTCTGAACACGGAAGACACCCTCATAAGCCTACTATTGTCACTTGAAGTCATATTCTCACAGCGGACGTCCTGAAGAACAAGCTTGGCATCTTTGAAGCTCCCATCCGTGGCGTTAATCTCCTTATCCGACACAAACGGACCTAACCTACTGCAGAACTCATCCGTGCCGTTGCACTTCCAGTTTGGAAAAATTGTGAGAGCCTCTTGGTGAGTGAACCTCTCGAGTATGTCGCAGAAGTCGAGCCCTTTGTACACATCAACATCACCACTAACCGAGCTATCCTTATACGGATAAGGCTCACACGCTTTGGAGACGAGATTTCCAGAATCAAACTGGTAATTCGCAGAAGACCTCAACAAAGAAGAGATGCGAACCTCATCAAAGTACTTGAGGTTCGACTTTGGATTCAAGCTTCTCACGCTCCCATGGACCGCCCTGCTCCTCAACGACACCATCTTAGGGTAACGAAGCACGAGCACAATCCGATCATCCTGTGAGAGAAGTGGCTGGTTAGTATAACCAGACTCCTTCACCCACCCCCACGGATCACCCGAATCAGGCTGACGAGAGGGCAGCACTGCACTCCCCAACAAACACATCACCCTCTCCCCATCTGATTCAGTGTAGATCCCCTGAAAGATAACAGAGAGCTGCGAATGGCCGGGCCATATATCGAACCTAGGGCTCCCTTCAAATGGCTTTTCTGAGAGCAAACCTTCAAGAGTCACCCCCAACTGCAAAATCCCACTAACAAGTATCGAATTCTTCGAATGAAGGCGACGACCAACGTCGGTAACCCAAAAGGAGGCCAAGTTTATTGGAGATCGAAGATCATCATCAGCAGAAACTCCCCTATCATCAAAGGGCATCAATGGAGCACCTCCCCCATTCAATTCCTGCCACCAATCACCATTCAAGAAAGAGAGCTCCTCTTTTATAGTATACAAACGGCTATCATCAGGTTTCAACACAGCAGCAGATTTCAATACAAATGCACAAGCTTTATTCACTTCACCAATCCTGTCATAGCTGTAGCTCACAGAATGCTTACTTCCTCTATCTCCAAAATTATCAGAATTCGAAAGCCCAAAACATGAAATCACCCAAAACCCAAGTAGAATCCAAGATGCAGGCATCATTAATCAATTAACACCGCAGGAAAAGGGGAATGGTGTTTTCAAACTGCACATTTGTatacaaaatcaaatctttaaCACTCCCATTGAGATTCGAcaagaataaattaaaaaacgCAGCTAAATTCCGAGATTTCAAGACTTACCGGTGCAATTTTCTACAATCGTCGTTGCAGGAGTGAAACTcatttttgtgaaaaaaatgggtttaaaatgaaaaaagaaaacaatttGAGGTTGAAGATGTTTAGTTGGTGAGATTTTTGCGAGTGAACAGTGACTGTTAGGGAATAGGGATCAAAGGCTGACAAAAGTGTAGAGTTCAAGTCAAGGCAACTCCATTTTCGACATAAAAAGCTTAGTTAACTGAGTTTCATCAATTTTCCTCATTTAGTTTGCACTTAATTGCATAACtaagtatattaatttaagtCAAAACTCAAAATGATTGAAGTAAATTCAATTTTGGTTTGGTAGCATTAGATAGGATCGATTATTTTTAGTTAGTTGTTACATTGTTAAATTGTAGGAGTATTTCTAAACCATATATTCATAATCTCTCATAAATTTATTCAGATATAAGTTTGTGAGCTTCTCCCTGCATCTCCTATAtaaatttctctctctaataaATGAAGCTCATTTTTCAGTAACATATATACTTTCTTTTCAAAAGT from Salvia splendens isolate huo1 chromosome 4, SspV2, whole genome shotgun sequence encodes the following:
- the LOC121800212 gene encoding uncharacterized mitochondrial protein AtMg00810-like, whose translation is MMIEHFKEFLTAHFKYKDLGSPKYFLGIEIARNNSGIFISQHKYALDLVTDAGLLGCKPSSIPMDSSKHLQQDEVEPLTDPTAYRRLIGRLVYLCITRPDITFAVNNLSQFLSKPCSGHMLAAEKVLKYLKSTLGHGIFYSAKSASDLSMFSDADWAACPDTRRSVSGFCLFLGSSLISWRSKKQHTVSRSSAEAEYRSMALACCEVVWILALLKDFGVSVKQPVPLYCDNQAAVYISSNPVFHERTKHIEIDCHTIREKLLEGIIKPVHVHNNLQLADIFTKPLASTPFHTLLSKMDFTTVYSPS
- the LOC121800214 gene encoding probable 2-oxoglutarate-dependent dioxygenase AOP1.2: MGSETVHKLAVIEFTDKNTNPETESWPETCKKVVDALEKYGCFVAIYDKLTQEIHKQVFESLQNLFTLPTQTKVQNKSSKPLYGYVGQIPFLPLFESMGIDDAHTNRGIQDFSNVMWPNGNPTFCENLVAYTKLAAELDKVVVRMVFEGYGVGKHYEWYEGSANYLCRVMKYREPKIGENKMAFVSHTS
- the LOC121797868 gene encoding uncharacterized protein LOC121797868 — encoded protein: MMPASWILLGFWVISCFGLSNSDNFGDRGSKHSVSYSYDRIGEVNKACAFVLKSAAVLKPDDSRLYTIKEELSFLNGDWWQELNGGGAPLMPFDDRGVSADDDLRSPINLASFWVTDVGRRLHSKNSILVSGILQLGVTLEGLLSEKPFEGSPRFDIWPGHSQLSVIFQGIYTESDGERVMCLLGSAVLPSRQPDSGDPWGWVKESGYTNQPLLSQDDRIVLVLRYPKMVSLRSRAVHGSVRSLNPKSNLKYFDEVRISSLLRSSANYQFDSGNLVSKACEPYPYKDSSVSGDVDVYKGLDFCDILERFTHQEALTIFPNWKCNGTDEFCSRLGPFVSDKEINATDGSFKDAKLVLQDVRCENMTSSDNSRLMRVSSVFRAVPPSENRFTAAQRTGLGNMTLSAEGIWKSSSGQLCMVGCLGGSGCDTRICLYVPLSFSIKQRSILIGTMSIIDISHSPYFPLAFEKLVRPAELWDQFTSTHPYYKYSKIDSAGAILERDEPFNFGTVIKKSLLKFPKMEDMGNFHYSLSLLAEDLTLHIAAVPDPFPKTFLAKADLEMEILSLGPLFGRYWPGKYDSTLQKEIPYSDKGEYTESQLLLNVSGQLTLVGNKYSNFSSLFVEGIYDPHVGKMYLVGCRDVRASWNTLYESMDLEAGLDCLVDVMISYPPTTARWLVNPTARISITSHRTEDDPLYFIPVKLQTVPIMYRRQREDIISRRGVEGILRVLTLSIAIACILSQLFYIRDNSESIPFVSLVMLGVQALGYSFPLVTGAEALLRKASSEFSENQSDDLQNSQWLHVIDYTVKILVLIAFSLTLRLCQKVWKSRIRLQTRAPLEPHRVPSDKKVLITTLTLHVFGYIIALTVHYVSTSYKPLQTAQFVDSTGYSHVIREWETELEEYLGLVQDFFLLPQVIANLMWRIHVKPLRKLYYIGITSVRLLPHVYDYITSPIPNPYFSEEYEFVNPRMDFFSKFGDIAIPAIAVLLAVAVYVQQRWNYEKLSETLRVGRAKFLPLGSKVYERLPSVSPEAELSSGVNKNSRPEEERDTE